A region from the Bactrocera dorsalis isolate Fly_Bdor chromosome 1, ASM2337382v1, whole genome shotgun sequence genome encodes:
- the LOC105233559 gene encoding protein I'm not dead yet, with protein METDQEDLPAGKRCKYFFAHHWRGFTAFTAPILLLPLLFIEPNMEMRCCYVVSLMAVFWIGELLPLGITSLLPVALFPLLGVLDTTTTVNAYFPNAIILFFGSLVVSLAIEYSNLHKRIAYAVLSIIGCKIYRLHFSMLFITMFVSMWISNSAATAMMCPVIKGTLEEMSAQGVVEMWDTTKVLGPDDPPYPSKVQIAFYLGVSYAASMGGLGTLIGTGTNIAFKGLFERAFPKSTTLGFLPFMAFNVPPMLVNTTLMAVGLQWQYLGLFRSKEKQISSSKEAEEAAREVIKEKSKELGKVSCHEIQVGILFIIMIILFLTRKPGIGDLKGYADIINEKKIQSSAGLSGVSFLLFALPVNYLCIKYFVCRKPTVEGTSKPVLDWSWFSVRHSWGLLYLLAGGFALAEGASKSHFAAFVGDSMSALSVLPHWFLQFICFSVAVFCTAFTSNVAMCNILIPILINLSLSVKVNPAYICFPAALGLSMAFHLPVSTPPNAIVAQFGNIRTKDMAIGGILPTLIVTVSLLGFMQTWGLVIFPDLNDFPDWANSTNAKVD; from the exons ATGGA AACCGACCAGGAAGACCTCCCTGCTGGTAAAcgctgcaaatattttttcgccCATCATTGGAGAGGGTTTACCGCATTCACGGCACCAAtcttgttgttgccattgcttTTCATAGAACCCAATATG GAAATGCGCTGTTGTTATGTGGTGAGTTTGATGGCCGTTTTCTGGATTGGTGAATTACTGCCGCTGGGCATAACTTCTCTCTTGCCAGTGGCACTCTTTCCACTTTTGGGCGTTTTG GATACGACGACCACAGTTAATGCATACTTTCCGAACGCCATCATATTGTTCTTCGGCAGTTTGGTGGTTTCCTTGGCCATCGAGTATTCGAATTTGCATAAACGTATTGCCTACGCGGTACTCTCCATAATTGGCTGTAAAATATACAG GTTGCATTTCAGCATGTTATTTATTACAATGTTCGTGTCGATGTGGATATCGAATTCGGCAGCAACGGCCATGATGTGCCCAGTCATTAAAGGAACTTTAGAAGAAATGTCGGCT CAAGGTGTGGTTGAGATGTGGGATACCACCAAGGTACTTGGACCAGACGA TCCTCCCTACCCTTCCAAGGTACAAATTGCATTTTATCTCGGTGTATCGTATGCCGCATCCATGGGTGGTCTAGGTACGCTAATTGGTACTGGCACAAATATAGCTTTCAAAGGACTTTTCGAAAGAGCATTCCCCAAGTCAACTACACTCGGTTTTCTACCATTCATGGCTTTCAATGTGCCACCAATGTTGGTCAATACCACACTTATGGCGGTGGGATTGCAATGGCAGTACCTGGGTCTCTTCAGATCGAAGGAAAAACAAATTAGTTCGTCGAAAGAGGCCGAAGAAGCGGCACGTGAAGTCATTAAGGAGAAATCAAAAGAACTGGGAAAAGTTTCATGTCACGAGATCCAAGTGGGCATACTCTTTATTATAATGATAATACTTTTTCTTACCAGGAAGCCGGGCATTGGTGACCTCAAAGGTTACGCGGACATTATAAATGAAAA AAAAATACAATCATCTGCGGGACTCTCGGGTGTCTCATTTCTACTCTTTGCATTGCCTGTCAATTATTTGTGCATCAAGTACTTCGTATGCCGAA aaccGACTGTGGAGGGCACATCCAAACCGGTACTTGATTGGTCTTGGTTCTCAGTGCGGCACTCTTGGGGCTTGCTTTATCTGCTTGCTGGTGGTTTTGCGCTCGCCGAGGGTGCCTCTAAGTCGCATTTTGCAGCGTTTGTTGGCGATTCTATGTCGGCTTTATCGGTATTGCCACACTGGTTTTTACAGTTTATTTGCTTTTCTGTTGCTGTATTTTGCACCGCTTTCACATCCAATGTGGCCATGTGCAATATTCTAATACCCATATTGATAAATTTG TCCTTATCAGTTAAAGTAAATCCAGCTTATATTTGCTTTCCTGCAGCATTGGGTCTGAGTATGGCTTTTCATCTGCCGGTCAGCACGCCACCGAATGCTATAGTGGCGCAATTTGGCAACATTCGCACAAAGGATATG GCAATCGGTGGAATTCTACCCACATTAATTGTCACCGTTTCTCTGCTGGGATTCATGCAAACATGGGGTCTCGTTATATTTCCAGATCTGAATGATTTTCCGGATTGGGCCAATTCTACCAATGCAAAAGTTGACTGA